The sequence TCATCATCTCTACAAGGACTCGGCCCTTTATTGTTTTAAAGTTCCAGACCTGTTTCAGGTGTATTATTACAAACATGACAGTACACTGTCGCAACAACTTTTAAACAAGCTACCTGCTCTTGATTCAGCGGCAACTGTTGATTTCAGAGCTTTTATTCAGGCTTACAACCATACGTTGCTTCACAATACAGGACGGGTAAAATAAATGCTTCCCTAAATAATAATATCTCCCTATATTCGTTATCTTAATAAATTTCTGAAAGCACTTAGACCACATATCCTCTTTATTTTTATTTGTTTTGTTTCGCTGGCGAAGGCACAAACGGCTACTATATCCGGAATTGTGAGAGGTACGGATAACGAGGCTATTACGGGCGTAGTAGTAGGTGTAAAAGAGAACCCGAAAATTTCGACTACTAGTGATGAAACCGGACTTTATTCGCTTGAGATTGAGGCAGGAAAATTAATCACACTGGTATTTATAAATATCAGCTACGAGCAGCGCACTCACACTGTTATAGCTAAAGCCGGTGAAAACATTAGTTATTCACCCACACTGAATTTTAAAAACACTTTTACAACCGTTGAAATTACTTCCGGGGCGCGCTATGAAGAAGTTGTGCGACTAAATCCTCAAATTATATCTGCCATTCCTGGTCGCGACGATGTTGAAAGTATGATTAAAACCCAGGCAGGGGTGAGCAGTAACAACGAGCTAAGCAGCGGTTACAGTGTGCGTGGCGGTAACTTCGATGAAAACCTGGTTTACGTAAACGACATTGAAGTGTACCGTCCTTTTCTTGTTCGCAGTGGGCAACAAGAAGGTTTAAGTTTCGCGAATCCGAATATGGTGTCCAACATTAATTTTTCTGCGGGAGGATTTGATGCAAAGTATGGAGATAAACTCAGTAGCGTTTTGGATATTACTTATCGCAAGCCTTTAAAATTTGCAGGAAATGCCTCAGGTAGTTTTTTAGGAGGAAATGTGCAGTTGGAAGGCATCTCAAAAAATCGCCTCGTTGCCTGGAACGTAGGTGCAAGGTACCGTACCAACAGCTATTTATTACAAAGCCTTGACACAAAGTTAAATACCACGGGCGGCTACAGGCCAAGTGCTATGGATGTACAAAGCTTCCTGACCTTTGATGTGAATCCTAAATTAAGGATTGAATTTCTGGGCAACATTGCGAACAATAAATATCTGGTAAAGCCTGTAAATCGTCAAACCGATTTCGGAACCGTGAGTGAAGCCATTCGTGTTACCATGTATTTCGACGGACAGGAATTGATGCAGTATTCTACTTACATGGGAGGACTCTCTGCAACATTCCGCCCCAATACATTAACAAAATTAAAGCTCATTGCCTCGGCTTACAGAGCTAATGAGCAGGAAGTTTACACCATTCAGGGGCAGTATTATATTGACCAGTTAGAAGCTGATCTTGGTAAACCAAACTTTGGTCAGGTGGCATTTAACCGTGGTGTTGGTACGTTTTTAAACAATGGCAGAAATTATCTGACGGCGAATGTTTACAACCTTGAACACAAGGGCACGCGCACTATTAATAGCAACAATGAGTTATTATGGGGAGTACGCGAACAATTTGAAAAAATTGAGGATAAACTGGGAGAGTGGCGCACGGTAGATTCTGCCGGGTTTAATGTGCCTTACAGTCCAACCGAAATAAATCTTACCGATGTTTACAAAACCACTATTACGCTTCCCAGTTGGAGATCACAAGCCTATCTTCAGTTCAATCATTCTTCTACTTTAAAAGGAGGGGCTGTTTTTAGGGCCAGCGGAGGCGTTCGTGCCAATCACTGGACGGTAAATAATCAAACGGTTTTTTCACCGCGTGTAAGCTTTGCACTAAAACCAGACTGGAAGCGCGATTGGCTGTTTAAGCTCAGCGGCGGATTTTATTATCAACCCCCGTTTTACCGTGAACTCAGAAATATAGACGGCACAATTAATAAAAATGTAAAAGCACAACGGTCAATCCATGCCGTGTTTACGAGTGATTACGTCTTCCGCATGTGGAACCGCCCTTTTAAATTAATGATGTCTGCTTATTTTAAACAACTTAACGCTATTGTTCCTTATGAAATTGACAATGTAAGGATCCGTTATTTCGCGAACAACAATACCAAAGGGTATGCAACCGGAGCCGATGTAAGGATTAACGGTGAATTTGTGAAGGGGGTTGAAAGTTGGGCTACCATTGGTGTTTTAAGAACTTACGAATATTCAAAAGACAACATTCACTATGTTTATTATAACAAAGATGGTGAGAAAATCATAAGAGGTTCTACTTTTGACCAGGTGCGTGCGGATAGTCAGAGAGTTGATCCGGGTTATATCCCCCGTCCCACTGATCAGCTTATTACTTTTGGATTATTTTTCCAGGATAATTTGCCGCGGTATCCTTCTATCAAGTTTAACCTCAATCTTCAATTTGGAAGTGGTCTGCCTACAGGACCTCCCACACATTTACGCTGGCAGCAAACACGGCGTATGCCACCTTACCGTCGTGCCGATGCAGGATTGGCTTATAATGTATTGAAGGCGGATCGCGAAATGAAACGTAAAAACTACTTTAATAATCTGAAAGAGATGTGGATCTTTTTAGAAGTGCTCAATTTGCTTCAGATTCAAAATACGGTGTCGTACACCTGGATCACCGATGTAACAGGCAACCAGTATGCGGTTCCTAATTACCTTACTAACCGCCAGGTAAACGTTAAGTTGCAGATTCGCTTTTAGCGAAAATTCATTTCCTAATAATTCTCAAAATCACTTTCAGATTCTTGGCTTTTTTGTAATTTTGAAGGCTTATGTTAACACTAAATCCTAAAGAATTAGCCATTCCTGTTTTGCAAAAATACCTGCAAAACGCGGTAGCTCCACGTCCTATTTGCTTCGCAAGCACTGTGAACAAAGACGGTGAACCCAACCTGGCTCCTTTTAGCTTCTTTAATATTTTCTCATCCAATCCCCCCATTGCAGTTTTTTCGCCGGCTTACAGCGGACGTACAGGCGCTGCCAAAGACACTTTGTTGAATATTCTTGAAGTGCCTGAAGTAGTAATTAATGTGGTAACTTATAATATGGTTCAGCAGACCAGCCTGGCCAGCAGTCCTTTTGCAAAGGGTGTGAATGAATTTATCAAAGCAGGATTTACCCCACTTGCATCTGACCTGATTAAACCTTTTCGTGTGAAAGAGAGTCCGGTTCAACTGGAGTGTAAGGTGGTGGAGATAAAAGAACTTGGAAAAGCAGGAGGTGCCGGTAACCTTGTTATCTGCGAAATTATAAGAATTCATATTGAAGACTCTGTTCTTAATGACGACAACCAGATAGATACCCGCAAGATTGACCTCGTAGCCCGTATGGGCGACAATTGGTATTGCAGAGCCAGCGGAGATGCATTATTTGAAGTAAAGAAGCCTATTACAACTATTGGAATTGGCTTAGATCAGATTCCATTTGCCATTCGTAACAGCACTGTGTTAAGTGGAAATAATCTTGGACTTTTGGGAAGTGTGGAGGAATTACCAGGTGCAGAAGAAATTGCAGAATTTAAAAAAACCATAAGCTCATTTTCCACTACCGAAGAGCAGCATCTGTTTGCAAAAACATTACTGGAAGCCCACAAGGTGAAAGAAGCCTGGATGGTGTTACTTTAATTTGATAATTTCCCGATTTGTTAATTGAGAAATTTCTTTAAATTAGTCATGTCAACAAAGTTGACCCTTATAGCGTAAACAATAAAATAAATATATCATGGAAGTAATCGGAACACTAAAAACGAAATTCGAAACGCAGAAAGTAAGCGATCGTTTTCAAAAACGCGAATTTGTATTAACTACTGAAGCTAACACACCTTACCCTCAACACGTTAGTTTTCAGGTAACACAAGATAAATGCACGATCTTAGATCAATTTAACGATGGAGAAGAAATAAAAGTGCAGTTTAACTTACGTGGCCGCGAATGGAATGGTCCACAAGGGATTAAATACTTTAACACGCTTGAAGCATGGAGAATTGAACGTGTATCAGGAAGCAATACAGCGTCACAATCTACTCAAAACACAAATCAAGGCTCGAATACAAGTATGGGAACCAACTCCTCTGCACCAGTATTTACAAGCAATCCGGGAGATAACGACGATCTTCCTTTCTAATCAGAAAACAAAAAATTATAATGGAGATGCAAGACAAATTGTCTTGCATCTTGCTTTAAAAGCAATCTAAAAATCAAAAATTATGGCTAAAAAATCATCTGTACTTTTAATTTATACCGGTGGAACTATAGGTATGATGCAGGATGCCAGAACAGGAGAACTAAAGCCTTTTGATTTTAAGTCGCTCACCGAACAAATTCCAGAACTCACAAAGTTCGATATTGACCTTTCTTCTATCTCCTTTAAAAATCCGATTGACTCTTCGAATATGCACCCGGAAGTATGGATAGAGCTGGCAAAAATCATTGAAAAAAATTACAGCAAATACGATGGCTTTGTAGTGTTGCATGGCAGCGATACCATGAGTTTTACGGCCAGCGCGCTGAGCTTTATGCTCGAAAATCTGAATAAACCTGTAGTGCTCACTGGTTCACAATTACCAATCGGCATTATAAGAACAGATGGTAAAGAAAACCTGATAACTGCCATTGAGATTGCGGGAACCAAAGAAAAAGGAAAATCTATTGTAACAGAAGTGTGCGTGTATTTTGAATACAAACTTTACCGTGGTAACAGGACATTCAAATATAACAGCGCGCATTTTGACGCTTTTAAATCGCCCAATTATCCTGCCCTTGCCGAGGCCGGTGTAACTATCAGCTATAACAAACCAGCGCTCTTAAAATCAGCGTCGAAGCCCTTAAAAATTCACACAACTTTAGATAATGATATTGCGGTACTAAAATTATTTCCGGGTATCAGTAAAAAAATAACCTCGGCTATATTAAATACAAAAGGCATTAAGGCTATTATTTTAGAGACATTTGGAGCAGGTAATGCTACCACGCAAGACTGGTTTGTAGAAGAGTTAGAGAAAGCCATTGCCCGAGGCATCATCATCTTAAACATTACCCAGTGCAGCGAAGGGCGCGTTATACAGGGGATGTACGAGACCAGTTCACAACTTAAAAAACTAGGGGTGATTGGAGGTTCAGACCTTACTTTTGAAAGTGCGGTTACCAAACTTATGTTTTTACTGGGTCAAAAATTAAAACCTGCTCAACTAAAGAAGATGCTGCAGGCAGATCTCCGCGGGGAGTTGAGCAAGTAAAGCTCTTATTTCTTTGATCACGTTGAAGGCGGCCACGAGGGCATTATAAATGTTAAAAAGTAAAATATTTCTTTGTAAAAAATAACTATTTCAAGCCAGCCAAAGCCCTTATCTTTAACATTTACACGACTATGAAAATTTGCAAGACAATACTTGAAACTATTGGGAATACCCCGATGGTGAAACTCAATAAAATCACAAAAGATCTTCCCTGCGATGTTTACGCTAAAGTGGAAACTTTTAACCCGGGAAATTCCATTAAAGACCGTATGGCACTTAAAATGGTAGAAGATGCCGAGTTGGATGGCCGCTTAAAACCAGGCGGAACTATTATTGAAGGCACGAGTGGAAACACAGGGATGGGTCTTGCCATTGCCGCTGTTATTAAAGGCTACAAATGTATTTTTACAACTACAGATAAACAAAGTAAAGAGAAAGTAGATGCTTTGCGTGCTTTCGGTGCCGAAGTCATTGTTTGTCCTACTGACGTTGAACCTGAAGATCCGCGTTCGTATTATTCTGTTTCTTCACGTCTGGTACAAGAAATTCCGAATGCCTGGAAACCTAATCAATACGACAATTTAAGCAATAGCCAGGCGCACTACGAACAAACAGGGCCAGAGATCTGGGATCAAACAGACGGCAAAATCACTCACCTGGTTGTAGGAGTTGGAACCGGTGGAACTATTTGCGGAACAGGAAAATATCTAAAAGAAAAAAATCCGAATATTAAAATATTAGGAATTGATACCTACGGTTCAGTATTTAAAAAATACAAAGAGACCGGCATCTTCGATAAAAATGAAATTTACTCTTACATCACAGAAGGCATTGGAGAAGACTTTTTGCCAGCTAATGTGGATTTTAATGTGATCGATCATTTTGAAAAAGTTACCGATAAAGATGCGGCAGTAATGACGCGCCGTATTCCCCGTGAAGAAGGCATCTTTGCTGGAAACAGCGCAGGATCGGCTATGGCAGGACTTTTACAAATGAAAGGCATGTTTAAAAAAGGCGATGTGGTAGTTGTTATTTTTCACGATCATGGCACCCGTTATTTAGGAAAAATGTTTAACGATGACTGGATGCGCGAACGTCATTTCTTAGAGATGAGTAAACCAAAAGCCATTGACCTTGTTGCTAATCACAAGAACCAAAAATTATTGACCGTGGACGTTGAAGCGACTGTAAGTGATGCTTTGGCCATACTAAACAAATATGATATCTCACAAATTCCGGTAACCGAAAAAGGTCACTATGTGGGGTCGTTAAACGAAAGTTATTTATTTACACGTTTGATCGAAGACAGTGAAGTGAAAAACAAGTCTGTGAAATACCTTATGCAGGCGGCTTTTCCTATTGTTGGCGAAAAAGCGCCCATTGAAGAAGTAAGTAAACTGATTACAAAAGATAACAATGCGGTTTTATTACGCGACATGGGAGGTAACATGCATATCATTACCAAACACGATATTATTCAGGCCGTGGCGCAAATGGCTTAAAACTGTAATTGATTTTTAGAAAAGAGCAAGTAAACAAATTACTTGCTCTTTATTTTTTCAAGCCTTTTAAATCCGTCTTCCAGGTAGCTTTCGCGCATATTCATCTTTACAGGAGATGTCACTCCTTCAGGGAGTGTGTAAAACTGAATTTCGTTAGTAGGATAAATAAAAAATTTATGTGACCCCTGCTCTACTTCTATGGGTGTGGTAAAATCGTGATTTACGCGATCAAATTGAAAAATAAGCTGATCTTTTTCTAAAGTAAAATCATAATCAAAATTCCAGAGAAGCAGAGGAGAACTTCGGTGATAGAGGTAGTGATCAAAGAAATAGGTTTGGTCTTTAGCACTCATTTTATTTACCAGGTTTATAAAATCTTTGGTACTTGTAGTTTTGTAACACTGTTCTTTAAAAAATGTTTTTAAAATGGCGAAGAATAAAGTATCGTTTTGCAAATGATTACGAAGCGTGTGGAGCATGGCAGCTCCTTTTACATAAGGATCTCCATCCTTGTAGTTCCAGTAATACACTCCCGAAGGACCAATAACCGGTTTTTTATTTGCCACCGTAATACTATTCCAGTTGACATAATTTAAGTAAGCCTCATAGCCTTTTGTTTTTTCAACGTACAGCGCTTCAGCATAAGTGGCCATGCCTTCGTGGATCCATACATCAGAAAAATCTGCCACAGAAACAGCATTGCCCCACCATTCGTGAGCTGTTTCATGAAGGATAATGTAATCGTAACTCTCGTTTCTTTCATTTTTATACCCGTTGCCGTAAGCTATTGCCGTTTGATGCTCCATGCCGGCAAACGGACTCTCCACCAACTTATAACCATCTTTAGTCCAGGGATAGTTGCCGAATAACGCTTCATAGACTTTCAGAATCTTCTCCGTCTGTAAGAAATGCGTTTCCGCTTTTGTGAAATTTTCAGAAAGCGCATAAAATTTTAAGGTCATTTTTTCACCATCCATACAAGTGTAGGGTTGCTCCATAAGTTTATAATCTCCCACATAAAATGTTATGTTGTAAGGATTTATCATGTAAGAGGTTTGCCAGGTATAAACTTTCACAGTTTCCTTTCCTTCTACAGAAATTAAATTGCCATTTGAAACGCCCACAAGCTCTTTGGGAATACTGAGGTGCATCGTCATGCTATCGGGTTCATCACCCAACCAGGCTTTTACAGGCAACCAG is a genomic window of Sphingobacteriaceae bacterium containing:
- a CDS encoding flavin reductase, with amino-acid sequence MLTLNPKELAIPVLQKYLQNAVAPRPICFASTVNKDGEPNLAPFSFFNIFSSNPPIAVFSPAYSGRTGAAKDTLLNILEVPEVVINVVTYNMVQQTSLASSPFAKGVNEFIKAGFTPLASDLIKPFRVKESPVQLECKVVEIKELGKAGGAGNLVICEIIRIHIEDSVLNDDNQIDTRKIDLVARMGDNWYCRASGDALFEVKKPITTIGIGLDQIPFAIRNSTVLSGNNLGLLGSVEELPGAEEIAEFKKTISSFSTTEEQHLFAKTLLEAHKVKEAWMVLL
- a CDS encoding cystathionine beta-synthase produces the protein MKICKTILETIGNTPMVKLNKITKDLPCDVYAKVETFNPGNSIKDRMALKMVEDAELDGRLKPGGTIIEGTSGNTGMGLAIAAVIKGYKCIFTTTDKQSKEKVDALRAFGAEVIVCPTDVEPEDPRSYYSVSSRLVQEIPNAWKPNQYDNLSNSQAHYEQTGPEIWDQTDGKITHLVVGVGTGGTICGTGKYLKEKNPNIKILGIDTYGSVFKKYKETGIFDKNEIYSYITEGIGEDFLPANVDFNVIDHFEKVTDKDAAVMTRRIPREEGIFAGNSAGSAMAGLLQMKGMFKKGDVVVVIFHDHGTRYLGKMFNDDWMRERHFLEMSKPKAIDLVANHKNQKLLTVDVEATVSDALAILNKYDISQIPVTEKGHYVGSLNESYLFTRLIEDSEVKNKSVKYLMQAAFPIVGEKAPIEEVSKLITKDNNAVLLRDMGGNMHIITKHDIIQAVAQMA
- a CDS encoding TonB-dependent receptor, with product MRGTDNEAITGVVVGVKENPKISTTSDETGLYSLEIEAGKLITLVFINISYEQRTHTVIAKAGENISYSPTLNFKNTFTTVEITSGARYEEVVRLNPQIISAIPGRDDVESMIKTQAGVSSNNELSSGYSVRGGNFDENLVYVNDIEVYRPFLVRSGQQEGLSFANPNMVSNINFSAGGFDAKYGDKLSSVLDITYRKPLKFAGNASGSFLGGNVQLEGISKNRLVAWNVGARYRTNSYLLQSLDTKLNTTGGYRPSAMDVQSFLTFDVNPKLRIEFLGNIANNKYLVKPVNRQTDFGTVSEAIRVTMYFDGQELMQYSTYMGGLSATFRPNTLTKLKLIASAYRANEQEVYTIQGQYYIDQLEADLGKPNFGQVAFNRGVGTFLNNGRNYLTANVYNLEHKGTRTINSNNELLWGVREQFEKIEDKLGEWRTVDSAGFNVPYSPTEINLTDVYKTTITLPSWRSQAYLQFNHSSTLKGGAVFRASGGVRANHWTVNNQTVFSPRVSFALKPDWKRDWLFKLSGGFYYQPPFYRELRNIDGTINKNVKAQRSIHAVFTSDYVFRMWNRPFKLMMSAYFKQLNAIVPYEIDNVRIRYFANNNTKGYATGADVRINGEFVKGVESWATIGVLRTYEYSKDNIHYVYYNKDGEKIIRGSTFDQVRADSQRVDPGYIPRPTDQLITFGLFFQDNLPRYPSIKFNLNLQFGSGLPTGPPTHLRWQQTRRMPPYRRADAGLAYNVLKADREMKRKNYFNNLKEMWIFLEVLNLLQIQNTVSYTWITDVTGNQYAVPNYLTNRQVNVKLQIRF
- a CDS encoding L-asparaginase 1 gives rise to the protein MAKKSSVLLIYTGGTIGMMQDARTGELKPFDFKSLTEQIPELTKFDIDLSSISFKNPIDSSNMHPEVWIELAKIIEKNYSKYDGFVVLHGSDTMSFTASALSFMLENLNKPVVLTGSQLPIGIIRTDGKENLITAIEIAGTKEKGKSIVTEVCVYFEYKLYRGNRTFKYNSAHFDAFKSPNYPALAEAGVTISYNKPALLKSASKPLKIHTTLDNDIAVLKLFPGISKKITSAILNTKGIKAIILETFGAGNATTQDWFVEELEKAIARGIIILNITQCSEGRVIQGMYETSSQLKKLGVIGGSDLTFESAVTKLMFLLGQKLKPAQLKKMLQADLRGELSK